Part of the Vespa velutina chromosome 7, iVesVel2.1, whole genome shotgun sequence genome, atgatttttctgaTCCGGAGAAGAGACACGGACCACGGACAGGGAAAGACAGAGCACACGACAAAAGTAGAGAAACGATGCTAACGCTTGAAGTTGCTACAAACAAAGGTCGATATCTAATATGGCGTATAATATGTTTCGATCCTTCTAGACTCTACCCACCACCAGAGGAGGGACCTATAACAGTtgaacgatatataaatataacgttaatCGTTATACGTTCTTTTCGTTAAtcgatcatatttatttagctTTCaagaaaacttataaataaattcaacatttgtaaactaaaataaaaataataattaaatttatacgatattttcaaaaaaaaaaaaaaaaaaaaagaaagaaaagaaaacaaaaggaaaaagaaaaaaaccgaAGAAAACTTAAAGGAAAGTTTTCATGGGATGAAAGGAGTCCTTATTAACCAATCGGCATACGAGTTACGACGATAATACATTGATCAAAGAGAGTTTACATAACcacgtcgatttttttttttgcaatgaaataaattatttcatcgtcCGTCTTATAATAGAAACGggcattgaaataaaatattttcaaaaaggatttatttgattttctcaTGATATCTTTGATATTGATATCATGCGAATGCGCCTTAATGAGCGAAGTCGTTTGTCATATATGGATGAAGGTGTAGATTTGAGAATCTTTATTTAACAATGTTATATTAACACATATATCTGATTGAAGgattatcaaagaaaagaaaagaaaaaaaaaaagcgtgtTTGAGTTTAAATTTGATCAATATATAAAAggtaattgttaattaattctaatatattaagaTCATAGAATGAGAATAGAAATGTTTTGTttaggggggaaaaaaatggCAAGGGTACCGGatcaagaattaaaaaaggCATTTTCGGAATTGCATGAGAAAATGGTTGATACCACACAAAAATTAAAACTGGCTGAtgtacaaatagaaaaattaaaacgtacGAAACAACGTGCACAGCTTACCGTCAAAGAGATAACCTCATTGCCACCGGATACAAGAACTTACGAATCCATTGGTCGAATGTTTTTATTTgatgatattgaaaatataaaagctgGTTTggaaaatagaatgaaaacaGTGGACGAGAAGGTACAAAccttagaaaataataaaacttatttGCAAAAGAGCttgaaagagagtgaaaataATCTGAGAGAGATGATACAACAAAGACAAAGTAAGGATGCATCTGGCTGAACAttgtttcaatattattcgattatatttcaACAGATACGATATactttattaaagataataatcatttcgacgtttatcattacgttaatatttcattcatcaattgtctttatttaattgtaacaTTTTCCAAACGctattaaagatataaagtcgacgtatgtatatggtcgttttttttttttttttcattattattatttcccaATATTCTATTTAGCAGAATATGGtaatgcatgcatgcatgcatacatacaagaattgttggaaaataaaacaaacaatttGTATGTTACTATTCCTCGTTTATTTCAATATCCTTttaattctcttctcttctttatttctttctttaaatcccttaattaattattttaatggtCTACAgtaccattaaaaaaaaattattatgattaattaattattatttaatttatttataataattaataaattattattaaaaattattaaaaaaaaaaaagaaaaattattattattaatgctgATGTAATAATTTGGGAGATTTCACGAGTAGAAGAAAGTAAGATACATGAATGTTTGCAAATGTAGGGAGGATTATAGAAaagatcgaataattaatatatactcaCGTAACGCCGtcgtcaaatttttttttctttctctctttttttttttttttcgtttcatgtAATTACATTAGTCGTCCAACCAATGTATAGTAGTAATGCATGGGGGCACGAGATAATCTtgtttactttgtttttttctctctctttttttttttgccatttACAACTatgatattttcgaaattgcATCGCGACAATGtatgtacaaatattattaattattattaattattattaattattattattattattattattattattattattatcattattattattattattagaattaattctAAACTTAGGTAAGGTAGAAGACAAAATTTCGAAGCATATATTGTAGACGTACAGTGTTAAAagaatttacttttcttcttctattgtAAGTATATGACAtccatgtgtgtgtgtgtgtgatgatgattatttatttatttatttatttatttatttatttatttattattattattatattgcaaATTTTAAATCcgttgattattaaaaatgtcatATTGTGAAAACGGTACACATTTTGTTTAATCTCAGCTTCTTTCACTCAATGTGTGTCCTTCATATTCGAATTACACGAAATGTGTTGgtgaatgataaatttattcccTTCGAGAATCatacaaacttttttttcatcactCACCATACccctattatataatattattttgactTGAAAAATTGACCGAGCATCGAATTGTGAgatacaaggaaaaaaaaaaaaaaaaaaggaaaaaaaaaagaaaaaaaaaatatatatatatatatcgtcataTAACTAACAACAT contains:
- the LOC124950567 gene encoding prefoldin subunit 1, whose amino-acid sequence is MARVPDQELKKAFSELHEKMVDTTQKLKLADVQIEKLKRTKQRAQLTVKEITSLPPDTRTYESIGRMFLFDDIENIKAGLENRMKTVDEKVQTLENNKTYLQKSLKESENNLREMIQQRQSKDASG